The Xenopus tropicalis strain Nigerian chromosome 7, UCB_Xtro_10.0, whole genome shotgun sequence genome includes a region encoding these proteins:
- the mxi1 gene encoding max-interacting protein 1 isoform X1 produces MRESWGYLWGYFGVPLPRCIMDCVRMLNVQRLLEAAEYLERRERECEHGYASTFPSPESLDPQGLKQRRIKSKRCSGLGISRSTHNELEKNRRAHLRLCLERLKDLIPLESDAARHTTLGLLNKAKLHIKKLEDTSRRGQHQLEVLEREQRFLKRRLEQLQGGTEPERVRSDSIGSHASTDPSDSEREEIEVDVESTELSQLEVGSTGTSSASISDLDDQSSMQSLGSDEGYSSASIKLCFTS; encoded by the exons atgagagagagtTGGGGGTACCTGTGGGGGTATTTCGGGGTGCCCCTGCCCCGGTGCATTATGGACTGTGTCCGGATGCTGAATGTGCAGCGCTTGCTGGAGGCGGCCGAATACCtggagagaagggagagag AGTGTGAGCATGGCTATGCCTCGACCTTCCCGTCTCCGGAGAGTTTGGACCCACAGGGATTAAAACAGAGAAGGATCAAGTCAAAGAGATGCAGTGGCCTCGGCATTAGCAG ATCAACGCACAATGAACTGGAGAAGAACCG GAGAGCCCACTTGCGCCTGTGTTTGGAGCGGTTAAAGGACCTGATACCCCTGGAGTCGGACGCCGCGCGGCACACAACCCTCGGGCTGCTCAATAAGGCCAAGCTCCATATCAAG AAACTGGAAGATACGTCCCGGCGCGGGCAGCACCAGCTGGAGGTTCTAGAGCGGGAGCAGCGGTTCCTGAAGAGAAGACTGGAGCAGCTCCAGGGCGGCACGGAACCAGAGAGAGTGCGGTCAGACAGTATCGGATCCCACGCTTCCACCGACCCATCCGACTCTGAGAGAG AGGAGATTGAAGTGGACGTTGAGAGCACAGAATTGTCCCAGCTGGAGGTGGGCAGTACCGGTACCAGCAGCGCCAGTATCAGTGACCTGGACGACCAGAGCAGCATGCAGAGCCTGGGCAGCGACGAGGGCTACTCCAGCGCCAGCATCAAGTTGTGCTTTACCTCCTAG
- the mxi1 gene encoding max-interacting protein 1 has protein sequence MLSTDGGEPMGGISGLATFLDHVQVLLEAANYLERLEQDRKKCEHGYASTFPSPESLDPQGLKQRRIKSKRCSGLGISRSTHNELEKNRRAHLRLCLERLKDLIPLESDAARHTTLGLLNKAKLHIKKLEDTSRRGQHQLEVLEREQRFLKRRLEQLQGGTEPERVRSDSIGSHASTDPSDSEREEIEVDVESTELSQLEVGSTGTSSASISDLDDQSSMQSLGSDEGYSSASIKLCFTS, from the exons ATGCTCAGTACGGACGGGGGTGAGCCCATGGGGGGCATTAGCGGCTTGGCCACTTTCCTGGATCACGTACAGGTGCTGCTGGAAGCGGCCAACTACCTGGAGCGGCTGGAACAGGACAGGAAAA AGTGTGAGCATGGCTATGCCTCGACCTTCCCGTCTCCGGAGAGTTTGGACCCACAGGGATTAAAACAGAGAAGGATCAAGTCAAAGAGATGCAGTGGCCTCGGCATTAGCAG ATCAACGCACAATGAACTGGAGAAGAACCG GAGAGCCCACTTGCGCCTGTGTTTGGAGCGGTTAAAGGACCTGATACCCCTGGAGTCGGACGCCGCGCGGCACACAACCCTCGGGCTGCTCAATAAGGCCAAGCTCCATATCAAG AAACTGGAAGATACGTCCCGGCGCGGGCAGCACCAGCTGGAGGTTCTAGAGCGGGAGCAGCGGTTCCTGAAGAGAAGACTGGAGCAGCTCCAGGGCGGCACGGAACCAGAGAGAGTGCGGTCAGACAGTATCGGATCCCACGCTTCCACCGACCCATCCGACTCTGAGAGAG AGGAGATTGAAGTGGACGTTGAGAGCACAGAATTGTCCCAGCTGGAGGTGGGCAGTACCGGTACCAGCAGCGCCAGTATCAGTGACCTGGACGACCAGAGCAGCATGCAGAGCCTGGGCAGCGACGAGGGCTACTCCAGCGCCAGCATCAAGTTGTGCTTTACCTCCTAG